The following are encoded in a window of Rubellicoccus peritrichatus genomic DNA:
- a CDS encoding metal-dependent transcriptional regulator, which translates to MASSTVENYAKEIFLSSQRTGDKVVPMGTVSEALGVSPGTATAMAKKLESDGLAVYKPRAGVSLTDKGRDLAVQMVRRHRLVEYFLFEILKMDWSEIHEEAESLEHAISDRLLARLDTFLGHPSSDPHGDPIPSADGSFSTPKVIPLGECTDGQSVLISRITDQDSAFLHYVSQNELRPGSEIKVIRHDKAGQSVEVQLGSGATKTLGGPAADKILVCVQP; encoded by the coding sequence ATGGCAAGCAGCACAGTAGAAAATTACGCCAAGGAAATCTTCCTCAGCTCACAGCGAACCGGGGACAAAGTGGTGCCCATGGGCACGGTCTCTGAGGCACTTGGCGTCTCTCCTGGCACCGCAACCGCGATGGCCAAGAAACTGGAAAGCGACGGCCTTGCCGTTTACAAACCAAGAGCCGGAGTCAGTCTGACCGATAAAGGACGCGACCTCGCTGTGCAGATGGTTCGACGTCACCGGCTTGTTGAATATTTTCTTTTTGAGATTCTGAAGATGGATTGGTCAGAAATCCACGAAGAAGCCGAATCCCTGGAACACGCAATTTCCGACCGACTCCTGGCCCGACTCGACACCTTCCTCGGTCACCCAAGCTCCGATCCACATGGCGATCCAATCCCAAGCGCCGATGGCTCCTTTTCCACGCCCAAAGTTATTCCACTCGGAGAATGCACCGACGGACAAAGTGTTCTCATCAGCCGTATCACCGATCAGGATAGTGCGTTTCTCCATTACGTTTCCCAAAACGAACTCCGCCCTGGCTCGGAGATCAAGGTGATCCGTCACGACAAGGCCGGACAAAGCGTTGAAGTCCAACTCGGCTCCGGCGCAACCAAAACCCTCGGCGGACCCGCCGCTGACAAGATTCTCGTTTGCGTGCAGCCCTAA
- a CDS encoding metal ABC transporter permease: MNDFIPAFDFQSVVVEPWTFDAGGVFWIILMGFLANATCGIVGTFLVYRRMALVGDAISHSLLPGIVLAFLITSSRDSFPMMIGAIIAGAFTVFLIEAIHRSSRVKPDAALGIVFSFLFAVGVIMLALFADRVDLDPDCVLYGEIGFIPLMDTVSLGGMELGPRPVVLMGSVFLIAAVLTIVFYKGLLVTSFDPALALSLGIRVNFYHYGLMAVLSLSVVSAFEAVGAILVIAMLIFPAVTASMVTDRLPFILVLTLPLAFVYSVAGYHLALWLDTSIAGAMVVVATLIFGLLWIVSPRQGLIIKGIQLLRSA, translated from the coding sequence ATGAACGACTTCATTCCAGCTTTTGATTTTCAAAGTGTCGTGGTTGAGCCATGGACCTTTGATGCGGGCGGTGTCTTCTGGATTATCCTTATGGGGTTCCTTGCAAATGCAACCTGTGGGATTGTTGGGACTTTTCTTGTTTACCGCCGGATGGCACTCGTTGGTGATGCGATTAGCCACAGTCTCCTGCCCGGAATCGTTCTCGCATTTCTGATTACAAGTTCGCGTGATTCATTTCCCATGATGATCGGTGCGATTATTGCAGGGGCGTTTACAGTATTTTTGATTGAGGCGATTCATCGCAGTTCACGGGTTAAGCCCGATGCTGCCCTTGGTATTGTCTTCTCGTTTCTCTTTGCCGTCGGGGTGATCATGCTCGCCTTGTTTGCCGACCGCGTAGATCTCGATCCCGATTGTGTTCTTTATGGAGAAATCGGGTTCATCCCGCTCATGGACACCGTTTCGTTGGGGGGGATGGAACTTGGGCCACGACCTGTCGTGTTAATGGGAAGCGTTTTTCTCATTGCGGCTGTCCTGACCATCGTTTTCTACAAAGGCCTGCTCGTGACTTCGTTTGACCCGGCCCTGGCTCTGTCACTTGGAATTCGCGTCAATTTTTATCACTATGGGCTGATGGCCGTGCTTTCGCTCTCTGTTGTCAGTGCATTTGAAGCAGTTGGAGCGATTCTTGTCATTGCGATGCTAATCTTCCCGGCTGTGACTGCCAGTATGGTGACGGATCGCCTGCCTTTCATCCTGGTATTGACCCTTCCGCTTGCTTTTGTCTACTCGGTCGCAGGCTATCACCTTGCTCTTTGGCTGGATACCAGCATTGCCGGCGCCATGGTTGTCGTCGCCACTTTGATCTTCGGTTTACTTTGGATTGTGAGTCCTCGACAGGGCTTGATAATCAAGGGGATACAACTTTTAAGGAGTGCGTAA
- a CDS encoding metal ABC transporter permease gives MNRIGKSLRLLLPLALVFQPSAHGAKIGDIRDTNAFEQALRFWTFQDVAVQYAVMGSILMGICCGLLGAFLVVRKLSLVGDTLSHAVMPGVALGFLWSATKDPVAIFIGATVAGLIGVGGVNLIKQTTRIKEDSALGMVLAGFYAIGICLFVMIQRMGTGDKSGIDKFLFGQAAALSASDIWLMAGVTLISVIIVAFFYKELLTTSFDAGFAKSSGIAAGFFHYLLMMLLAFAVVVSLQATGIVLVSAMLITPATAAYLLTDRMGWMLVLAMIFGVFSAVLGAFLSFLGNSLPTGPFMVLGASLVFALAFMLGPRHGLVPRRFRERSRRIRIQDENTLKALYHVLERGGFESQVVELAQLANQLNESAPEASQRVEQLTKKHMASISEIRDEKLAGFRKEIALTPTGWQRACEIVRNHRLWELYLTNAADYPADHVHDDAERVEHLLGESTVRAIERKLDFPRKDPHGKLIPSIDDMARNLGQGTSDVSPSGYRQPQT, from the coding sequence GTGAATAGAATCGGGAAGAGTCTACGGCTTTTGCTGCCGCTTGCCTTGGTTTTTCAACCGAGTGCGCATGGAGCAAAGATCGGAGACATTCGTGATACGAATGCCTTTGAGCAGGCTTTGCGCTTTTGGACCTTTCAGGATGTTGCGGTTCAATACGCTGTGATGGGGTCTATCCTTATGGGGATTTGTTGCGGTTTACTCGGAGCTTTTCTTGTTGTTCGCAAGCTCTCACTGGTTGGTGATACACTTTCGCATGCTGTCATGCCAGGCGTGGCTCTTGGTTTCCTCTGGTCGGCAACCAAAGATCCGGTTGCAATCTTCATTGGGGCAACTGTTGCCGGGTTGATTGGTGTTGGCGGAGTGAATCTGATCAAGCAAACCACCCGGATTAAGGAAGACAGTGCTCTGGGAATGGTTCTGGCAGGTTTTTACGCGATCGGCATCTGTCTCTTTGTTATGATACAGAGGATGGGCACAGGGGATAAGTCCGGCATCGATAAGTTCCTCTTCGGTCAGGCTGCTGCACTCTCTGCGTCAGATATCTGGCTGATGGCCGGTGTCACCCTGATCTCGGTTATCATTGTGGCTTTCTTTTACAAAGAACTACTGACAACGAGTTTCGATGCAGGTTTTGCAAAAAGCTCAGGTATCGCCGCCGGTTTCTTTCATTATCTGCTGATGATGCTATTGGCTTTTGCCGTTGTGGTTTCTCTGCAAGCCACGGGGATTGTTCTGGTTTCTGCCATGCTGATTACGCCCGCGACTGCAGCTTACCTGCTGACGGATCGCATGGGGTGGATGCTGGTGTTGGCGATGATCTTCGGTGTCTTCAGCGCGGTGCTGGGCGCGTTCCTTTCCTTCCTGGGCAATAGTTTGCCAACCGGGCCATTTATGGTGCTGGGGGCGAGTTTAGTCTTTGCCCTAGCCTTCATGCTCGGGCCGCGTCATGGGCTGGTTCCGCGTCGTTTTCGCGAGCGCTCGCGTCGTATTCGTATTCAGGATGAAAACACACTCAAGGCGCTTTACCATGTTCTGGAAAGGGGCGGTTTTGAATCACAGGTTGTTGAGCTTGCCCAGCTGGCCAACCAGTTAAACGAGTCAGCCCCTGAAGCGAGCCAACGCGTTGAGCAGCTTACGAAAAAACACATGGCTTCGATATCGGAGATACGGGATGAGAAGCTCGCCGGTTTTCGCAAGGAAATTGCTTTAACCCCAACTGGGTGGCAGCGGGCTTGCGAGATTGTTCGTAATCATAGACTTTGGGAACTCTACCTGACCAATGCGGCAGACTATCCGGCTGATCATGTTCATGATGATGCTGAGCGGGTCGAGCACCTGCTTGGTGAGTCAACGGTCAGGGCAATTGAGCGGAAGCTCGATTTTCCAAGAAAAGATCCGCATGGGAAATTGATTCCCAGCATTGACGATATGGCGCGCAACCTCGGACAGGGCACATCCGATGTTTCACCTTCCGGCTATCGACAACCGCAGACATGA
- a CDS encoding metal ABC transporter ATP-binding protein yields the protein MPNTSPPLEIHDLTVAYHKRPVLYGIDLVAEEGKLIGVIGPNGAGKSTLIKAIMGIVPKSGGWVKIFGKPFKKAVNRVGYVPQRESVDWDFPVNVFDVVLMGRYGRLGAFRRPSKADREVAMECLDRVKMLPFAKRQISNLSGGQQQRVFLARALAQESDLYFMDEPFAGVDAATEAAIIELLTELKQRGKTIFVVHHDLPTAQKYFDSLLLLNMRMMAYGPTEEVFTLDNLQKTYGGRLNILTEVVEKERIEAGE from the coding sequence ATGCCGAATACATCACCACCGCTTGAGATCCATGATCTGACCGTCGCTTATCACAAGCGACCGGTTCTTTACGGTATCGATCTCGTGGCGGAGGAGGGGAAGTTGATCGGCGTGATTGGTCCGAACGGGGCAGGGAAGTCGACCTTAATCAAAGCGATTATGGGCATTGTGCCCAAGAGCGGTGGCTGGGTTAAAATTTTCGGCAAGCCGTTTAAGAAGGCCGTTAATCGCGTAGGGTATGTTCCGCAGCGGGAGTCCGTCGATTGGGACTTCCCGGTTAACGTCTTCGATGTGGTTTTGATGGGGCGCTACGGCAGGCTTGGTGCCTTTCGTCGTCCCAGCAAAGCAGACCGTGAAGTGGCGATGGAGTGTCTTGACCGGGTCAAGATGCTGCCCTTTGCCAAACGACAGATTTCGAATCTTTCAGGAGGCCAGCAGCAACGTGTTTTTCTGGCACGTGCTCTGGCCCAGGAAAGTGACCTCTACTTTATGGACGAGCCTTTTGCTGGAGTAGATGCGGCAACAGAGGCAGCGATTATTGAGTTGCTGACCGAACTCAAGCAGCGCGGCAAAACCATCTTTGTCGTTCATCATGATCTCCCAACCGCGCAAAAATATTTCGACAGTCTCTTGCTCTTGAACATGCGCATGATGGCCTACGGCCCAACCGAGGAAGTTTTTACTCTCGATAATCTTCAAAAGACCTACGGCGGCAGACTCAACATCCTGACCGAGGTTGTCGAGAAGGAGCGAATCGAAGCGGGTGAATAG
- a CDS encoding 2-enoyl thioester reductase domain-containing protein, translating into MKDTLAVRYHEHGKASEVLKLETIQMEEPRPSEVVIAMRAAVIHPSDFGMIAGSYGRLKELPAVAGREGVGEIVQVGSAVSEDLLRKKVRMPEQAGVWKQVALALTDELTFIPSEIDAQVAAQAFVNPPTAYRLLNDFVDLSFGNWIIQNAGNSAVGFCVAGYAKHLGINCISVVRDVERWEQPLKDAGSTAVIAEGTDYFKSIKDITDGVPIKLALNSIGGDSVMSLIKAVDEGGTVVTFGGMVGDKVRFPTRELIFKDIALRGFWMDRWYRNHADHEANSMMTEIYKLLKKDVMQLPVDQVFAFENALEAIQRASEGNRQGKVLITSDWQP; encoded by the coding sequence ATGAAAGACACACTTGCCGTCCGATACCATGAACATGGAAAAGCTTCTGAGGTTCTGAAGCTGGAAACTATCCAAATGGAGGAGCCTCGCCCTAGCGAAGTCGTAATCGCGATGAGAGCCGCTGTCATTCACCCCTCGGACTTTGGGATGATTGCCGGAAGTTATGGGCGCCTGAAAGAATTACCTGCCGTCGCTGGACGGGAAGGTGTCGGCGAAATTGTCCAAGTTGGCAGTGCGGTTTCAGAAGATCTCTTGAGGAAAAAAGTGCGCATGCCCGAGCAAGCAGGCGTCTGGAAACAGGTAGCTCTCGCTCTAACCGACGAACTGACTTTCATTCCGAGCGAAATCGACGCACAGGTTGCCGCTCAGGCTTTTGTTAATCCTCCAACGGCCTACCGTTTGCTGAATGACTTTGTCGATTTGAGTTTTGGCAACTGGATCATTCAGAATGCTGGGAATTCGGCAGTCGGATTTTGTGTTGCCGGCTACGCGAAGCACCTTGGCATCAACTGCATATCCGTCGTGCGGGACGTTGAACGATGGGAACAACCATTGAAAGACGCAGGATCGACTGCGGTTATTGCCGAAGGGACTGACTATTTCAAATCCATCAAGGACATCACTGACGGTGTCCCGATCAAGCTCGCTCTCAACTCCATTGGGGGCGACAGTGTGATGTCGCTGATCAAAGCAGTCGATGAAGGCGGAACTGTCGTAACATTCGGAGGCATGGTTGGCGATAAAGTCCGCTTCCCCACTCGTGAACTGATCTTCAAGGATATTGCATTACGCGGGTTTTGGATGGATCGCTGGTACCGCAATCATGCAGACCATGAAGCAAACTCAATGATGACTGAGATCTATAAGCTCTTGAAGAAAGACGTGATGCAACTACCAGTCGATCAAGTCTTCGCCTTCGAAAATGCCTTGGAGGCGATCCAGCGTGCATCTGAAGGCAACCGACAGGGCAAGGTACTGATCACCTCCGACTGGCAACCTTAA
- a CDS encoding metal ABC transporter solute-binding protein, Zn/Mn family, with translation MKLKSILLVGTSVLGICASLLAEKPIVVTTTTMVTDMVKDVGGDDIEIVALMGPGVDPHLYKPSARDISLLRKADVIFYNGLMLEGRMADVFAKMARRGAKVYAVTEEIEETSLLEPPEFEGHWDPHVWFDVELWAECIPVVVTGLSDADPEHAKIYEERGKKLAASYQKIGEWAQMRVAEIPEAKRVLITSHDAFNYFGRSFGFEVVGVQGISTATEAGLADISETVDFIKEKKVPAIFVETSVSPATIKRISEDSGAVIGGELFSDAMGTPGEMEQGSDGETYDVGTWPGMVKHNVNTIVDALK, from the coding sequence ATGAAACTAAAAAGTATTCTTCTTGTTGGGACTTCGGTCTTGGGGATTTGTGCGTCTTTGCTGGCGGAAAAGCCGATTGTAGTTACCACTACGACCATGGTGACCGATATGGTCAAGGATGTTGGCGGTGACGATATCGAAATCGTTGCCTTAATGGGCCCTGGAGTGGACCCGCATCTTTATAAACCATCGGCCCGCGATATTTCGCTTCTGCGCAAGGCAGATGTCATTTTTTACAATGGACTGATGCTGGAAGGAAGAATGGCGGATGTTTTTGCCAAGATGGCACGTCGCGGAGCCAAGGTTTACGCTGTGACGGAAGAAATCGAGGAAACCTCCCTGTTGGAGCCTCCTGAGTTTGAAGGGCATTGGGATCCGCATGTCTGGTTTGACGTTGAGCTTTGGGCGGAGTGTATCCCGGTTGTTGTGACGGGGCTTTCAGACGCTGATCCAGAACATGCCAAGATTTATGAAGAGCGTGGTAAGAAACTGGCGGCATCTTATCAGAAGATTGGTGAATGGGCTCAAATGCGTGTCGCGGAAATCCCCGAGGCGAAACGTGTCCTCATTACAAGCCACGATGCTTTCAATTATTTTGGCCGTTCCTTTGGCTTTGAGGTTGTTGGTGTGCAGGGGATTTCCACAGCGACTGAGGCAGGGCTTGCTGACATCTCCGAGACAGTCGATTTTATTAAGGAAAAAAAAGTACCGGCAATCTTTGTTGAGACCAGTGTGTCTCCAGCCACCATCAAGCGTATCAGTGAAGACTCCGGCGCTGTCATTGGAGGAGAACTTTTCTCGGATGCCATGGGAACACCTGGCGAAATGGAACAAGGGTCCGATGGCGAAACTTATGATGTTGGAACCTGGCCCGGGATGGTGAAGCATAATGTGAACACTATTGTTGATGCTTTGAAGTAA
- a CDS encoding serine hydrolase, which produces MLRQLLTLRNVNTLLATAFAPLIGLAQDESLDDKVNNALPLIDALAENTLTQTGIPGIAMAVVYKDEVVLIKGYGVKEAETADAIDLNTVFQIASLSKPMATTVGAAIVGKGMADWDDPVVKYDPGFRLSNDFLSSDVTIADFFSHRSGLPAQSGDKLEDMGFNRHDVLVQQRFLAPAYAFRDGYRYTNFGFTQAGVAIARAAGMTWEATAEQYIFDPLGMGSTSYRYQDYLDAENKSLIHVQVSPGVWEALYTRDPDAQAPAGSLSTTISDYTKWMRLQLAEGEFNGERLLDLDALIETWRPHAQTGFNPDTRQASYYALGWNVQNNTDGGLMISHSGAFDLGVRTGVRLYPDIDLGIAVFVNGGVNGIPEGLQFSFADYVFRGELTRDWVAFANEQFEQISAESYGYGGDYSTPPENPISAKANRAYTGTFTSEYWGDVTVYEANGNLVFDIGPLPQTFELTHWDGDEFLFQPIGESAGPVSKFTFQFAEVGDEVASDILIEYYDVERDGSFVRKESWLDYTGWVRIFELAYAYVVPDLLEGSGPSAWFWAERDNWSEWLWATEDFYPWMYSTIDESWTYVGGISVDRSGPDNDFVSWWIYFANTGSWESFQDTYAKENNYGLSKAAEIEYLATPYGYEDEWQRYFLEAIDYVARIE; this is translated from the coding sequence ATGCTTAGACAGCTTCTGACTCTCCGTAATGTAAATACTCTCCTCGCAACTGCCTTTGCACCTTTGATCGGCCTCGCTCAAGATGAATCACTGGATGATAAGGTAAATAACGCATTGCCGCTTATTGATGCACTGGCTGAAAACACTTTAACACAAACCGGTATTCCAGGCATTGCGATGGCGGTTGTTTACAAGGATGAGGTTGTTCTGATCAAAGGCTATGGAGTCAAGGAAGCGGAGACCGCCGATGCGATTGATTTGAATACTGTTTTTCAGATCGCCTCTTTGTCCAAACCAATGGCCACTACGGTAGGTGCCGCTATTGTTGGGAAAGGAATGGCCGATTGGGATGATCCTGTAGTCAAATACGACCCTGGCTTCCGTCTTTCGAACGACTTCCTTTCATCAGATGTGACAATTGCGGATTTCTTCTCACATCGGAGTGGTTTGCCCGCACAATCGGGTGATAAGCTGGAAGACATGGGATTCAATCGGCATGATGTGCTCGTTCAACAGCGTTTCCTGGCTCCGGCCTACGCATTTCGAGACGGCTATCGATACACCAATTTTGGATTCACCCAGGCTGGTGTTGCCATTGCCCGTGCGGCAGGAATGACATGGGAGGCCACTGCCGAGCAATATATTTTTGATCCCCTTGGGATGGGATCAACCAGCTACCGTTATCAGGATTATCTGGATGCGGAGAATAAATCTTTGATCCATGTTCAGGTTTCACCAGGAGTTTGGGAAGCCCTTTATACCCGTGATCCTGATGCGCAGGCACCTGCTGGCAGTCTCAGTACCACCATTTCAGACTACACAAAGTGGATGAGGCTTCAGCTGGCCGAAGGCGAGTTTAATGGTGAGCGTCTTCTGGATCTTGATGCCTTGATTGAGACATGGCGTCCTCATGCTCAAACAGGATTCAATCCCGACACTCGACAGGCATCTTACTATGCACTTGGTTGGAATGTTCAGAATAATACGGATGGTGGTTTAATGATTAGCCATTCCGGGGCCTTCGACCTGGGAGTGAGAACGGGTGTGCGGCTTTATCCGGATATTGATCTTGGGATTGCTGTCTTTGTGAACGGTGGCGTAAACGGCATTCCTGAAGGGTTGCAGTTCTCTTTTGCTGACTACGTATTTCGTGGAGAGTTAACACGTGATTGGGTTGCTTTCGCAAACGAGCAGTTTGAGCAAATATCGGCTGAATCCTATGGCTATGGTGGTGATTATTCAACTCCGCCCGAAAACCCAATCTCCGCAAAGGCTAACCGTGCTTATACCGGTACTTTCACCAGCGAATACTGGGGAGACGTTACTGTCTATGAGGCAAATGGAAATCTTGTCTTTGACATCGGACCCTTGCCACAGACTTTTGAGCTGACGCATTGGGATGGCGATGAATTCCTTTTTCAGCCGATTGGTGAAAGTGCCGGCCCCGTCAGCAAGTTTACTTTTCAGTTTGCGGAGGTTGGTGATGAGGTGGCGAGTGATATTTTGATCGAATACTATGATGTCGAGCGAGACGGTTCTTTTGTCAGAAAGGAATCATGGCTGGATTACACCGGTTGGGTTCGCATCTTTGAGCTGGCTTACGCTTATGTTGTTCCTGATTTATTGGAAGGAAGTGGCCCATCAGCCTGGTTCTGGGCTGAACGCGATAACTGGAGTGAGTGGCTTTGGGCTACGGAAGACTTTTATCCTTGGATGTATAGCACCATTGATGAGAGTTGGACTTATGTCGGTGGCATCAGTGTGGATCGATCCGGGCCAGACAATGATTTTGTCTCCTGGTGGATATACTTTGCCAACACTGGTTCCTGGGAATCTTTTCAGGACACTTACGCCAAGGAAAATAACTATGGTTTAAGCAAAGCGGCTGAGATTGAATACTTGGCTACGCCATACGGTTACGAAGACGAATGGCAGCGCTACTTCCTCGAAGCAATCGACTACGTTGCCAGGATCGAGTAA